One window of Novipirellula aureliae genomic DNA carries:
- a CDS encoding alpha/beta fold hydrolase, translated as MIFSSKPKNDRDSRPSVDLDRLVDQGSGPNTVLFLHGLFGTPEHYAEVMDRLSDHYRVIAPQLPIDPQPGRRLNGMQTVADLSETIEDLIKTLELDQFVLCGNSLGGLIAIDLCLRQPGHAKGLVLAGSAGLFERSPIRGLRSRPTREFVKKTVTGILYDHSLVSEALIDHWHSAVMDRDYVRFLLRVSRATRDRSVERELASLDLPTIIIWGSEDEITPPATGEEFQRLIRGSQLKFIDQCGHAPNWEKPAEFAELLEEFLPSCFA; from the coding sequence GTGATTTTCAGCTCTAAACCTAAAAACGACCGTGATTCTCGCCCCTCCGTCGATCTTGATCGATTGGTTGATCAGGGGTCGGGGCCAAACACCGTTTTGTTTCTTCACGGTCTATTCGGTACGCCTGAGCACTATGCGGAGGTGATGGACCGATTGTCGGACCACTACCGGGTGATTGCACCTCAGCTTCCCATTGACCCGCAACCGGGTCGGCGTCTTAACGGGATGCAAACCGTTGCAGACTTGAGCGAGACGATCGAGGATTTGATTAAGACCTTGGAGCTAGACCAGTTTGTGCTGTGCGGCAATTCGCTTGGTGGCTTGATTGCGATCGATTTATGTCTTCGCCAGCCTGGACATGCAAAAGGTTTGGTTTTAGCTGGTAGTGCTGGGTTGTTTGAACGCAGCCCCATTCGCGGTTTGCGTTCGCGTCCAACTCGCGAATTTGTAAAAAAAACGGTGACAGGCATCTTATACGATCACAGCTTGGTTTCGGAGGCATTGATTGACCATTGGCACTCTGCGGTGATGGATCGCGACTATGTAAGGTTTCTGCTTCGGGTATCGAGGGCGACACGTGACCGTAGTGTCGAGCGTGAGCTAGCGTCGCTCGATTTGCCGACCATTATTATTTGGGGAAGCGAAGACGAGATCACTCCTCCGGCGACTGGCGAAGAATTCCAGCGTCTCATCCGAGGGTCACAGTTAAAGTTCATTGACCAGTGTGGTCACGCCCCGAATTGGGAAAAGCCAGCCGAGTTCGCTGAGTTACTTGAAGAATTTTTGCCGAGTTGCTTTGCGTGA
- a CDS encoding S9 family peptidase, protein MRAFPILLSILVVMTNARAETLTPERLWDLARIGDAAVSPDGKSIAYLVTRYDLAENEGTVSLLLQPLPQTPPKPDGKVATAFDTPLQTAKAKTLLKDIKGLGSLAWLDHTTGAKLVYIAPGKEAEKAEGSESKAGESEEGKDEKPKPQVWMLDPSGGEPKQLTSVENGVANLKSSPSGDAIAFTVDVKMDKKVTEIFEDLPKADARIIDSLMFRHWNAWHDYAYSHLHTVMIDDSGNASEPIDLMPSLKADCPLPPFGGREQFTFSPDGKQVALTIKLVNNPAESTDSSIFLVDTNGGTLRNITPGMAGYDMDPAYSPDGRFIAFHSMERAGFEADRNRIMLYDRNSGEMEELTKGIDQTTHRATWSADSKRVYFDSETHGTHQVFSIDLTNRQLTPVSSGRFNFKVIGTTGGSEQDAASERVIVAQENMLRPTELGIIEPTSKQVTTITDVNGTIFAKLELPTIEERFFTATDGKQIHNWVILPPGYRGESDSKSEPAKQWPMLTYCQGGPQGQIGQWFSYRWNFHMMAAKGYVVLAVNRRGMPGFGQEWNDQISGDWGGQAMQDILASTDAMIADPKIDPSRVAAIGASFGGYTVYWLMGNSANRFCSMIAHCGVFNLESMYGSTEELFFVNHDLGGPYWKSEQVAADYERFSPHKFAGNWKTPLLVIHGEKDFRVPVTQGMEAFTAAQVQGVESRFLYFPDEGHWVLSPQNGVVWGRVFFDWLDQHCQKP, encoded by the coding sequence TGGGATTTAGCTCGGATCGGCGATGCCGCCGTTTCGCCCGATGGGAAATCGATTGCCTACTTGGTGACCCGATACGATTTAGCGGAAAACGAAGGCACGGTTAGTTTGTTGCTGCAACCGCTTCCCCAAACGCCGCCAAAGCCAGACGGAAAGGTAGCCACCGCGTTCGACACACCGCTCCAAACCGCGAAAGCCAAGACGCTACTAAAAGACATCAAGGGACTCGGGTCACTCGCTTGGCTTGATCACACGACGGGTGCCAAGCTGGTTTACATTGCACCTGGGAAAGAGGCGGAGAAAGCTGAGGGTAGCGAATCCAAAGCGGGCGAATCCGAGGAGGGGAAGGACGAAAAACCGAAGCCTCAAGTTTGGATGCTCGATCCGAGTGGTGGTGAGCCGAAGCAATTGACATCGGTTGAAAATGGGGTCGCGAATTTGAAGTCTTCGCCGAGCGGCGATGCCATCGCTTTTACCGTCGACGTCAAAATGGATAAAAAGGTGACGGAGATATTTGAAGATCTGCCGAAAGCGGATGCTCGGATTATCGATTCCTTAATGTTTCGGCACTGGAACGCTTGGCATGATTACGCCTACAGCCATCTGCATACGGTGATGATCGACGATTCGGGCAATGCATCCGAGCCGATTGATTTGATGCCATCGCTAAAGGCGGATTGTCCGCTACCTCCGTTCGGCGGCCGCGAGCAGTTCACTTTTTCGCCCGATGGCAAACAGGTCGCTTTGACAATTAAGCTTGTGAACAATCCAGCGGAAAGTACCGACAGCAGTATTTTTCTGGTCGATACGAATGGCGGGACGCTCCGAAACATCACACCTGGGATGGCGGGCTACGATATGGACCCGGCCTATTCACCCGACGGACGGTTTATCGCTTTCCATTCGATGGAGCGGGCCGGCTTCGAAGCGGACCGGAATCGTATCATGCTTTACGATCGCAACAGTGGCGAGATGGAGGAGTTAACCAAAGGGATCGACCAAACCACGCACCGCGCGACATGGAGTGCCGATTCCAAGCGAGTTTATTTTGACAGTGAAACGCATGGCACGCACCAAGTCTTCTCGATCGACCTAACCAATCGGCAATTGACTCCGGTTTCAAGTGGTCGGTTCAACTTTAAGGTTATCGGAACGACGGGCGGTTCCGAGCAAGACGCTGCATCGGAGCGAGTGATTGTAGCGCAAGAAAATATGCTACGTCCGACCGAGTTAGGAATCATCGAACCAACATCCAAGCAGGTCACAACGATTACCGATGTGAATGGAACGATCTTTGCAAAACTGGAATTGCCGACGATTGAAGAACGGTTCTTCACCGCCACCGATGGAAAGCAGATTCACAACTGGGTCATCTTGCCACCAGGCTATCGAGGGGAATCGGATTCAAAGTCGGAGCCAGCAAAGCAATGGCCGATGCTGACGTATTGCCAAGGGGGGCCGCAGGGACAGATCGGTCAATGGTTCTCTTACCGTTGGAACTTTCACATGATGGCTGCCAAGGGGTACGTCGTGTTAGCGGTCAACCGCCGCGGGATGCCAGGATTTGGGCAAGAGTGGAACGACCAAATTAGCGGAGACTGGGGCGGGCAGGCGATGCAGGATATCTTGGCGTCGACCGATGCGATGATCGCCGATCCGAAGATTGACCCGAGTCGCGTCGCGGCGATCGGGGCCAGTTTCGGGGGATACACGGTTTATTGGTTGATGGGTAATAGTGCAAATCGCTTCTGTTCGATGATCGCTCATTGCGGTGTCTTCAACTTGGAATCGATGTACGGATCGACCGAAGAACTGTTCTTTGTGAATCACGATTTAGGTGGCCCGTATTGGAAGAGTGAGCAAGTTGCTGCTGATTACGAGCGGTTTTCACCCCACAAATTTGCAGGGAATTGGAAAACGCCGCTCCTGGTCATTCATGGCGAGAAAGATTTTCGCGTCCCAGTCACTCAGGGCATGGAAGCGTTCACGGCGGCACAGGTGCAAGGCGTCGAGAGCCGATTCCTGTATTTCCCAGACGAAGGTCATTGGGTTTTAAGCCCACAAAATGGGGTTGTTTGGGGCCGCGTCTTCTTTGATTGGCTCGATCAACATTGTCAAAAACCATAG
- a CDS encoding efflux RND transporter permease subunit → MALASPFIVFAAVSALRSTSNDPRQWLPKSFAETDDYDWFGEQFGSDEIAVVSWPGCTIDDSRVSEVSAKLEASPLFDTVLSGPSVLAEMTESPNGMSRSSALRRLRGILVGPDLETTCLVLSTSAAGQADRVAAVEQIEQVTVSETDLDRSELRLGGPTVDAAAIDRESRRLLFQLAGFSALISFVIASLRMKSLRVAMIVLVVAGYSTAVALAILYLSGSKMNLLMTMLPPLIYVLSISSAVHLANYYRDSVLDSKCNDPLRKAISHGFMPCVLAATTTAIGLISLVMSKIEPIQEFGLYAAAGVLSSLTVLFTMLPAALHLFPPKINPDEATKANPKTTVAHLNASSRYIAFVNSRHLPILIVCLTAMAFFGWGLPYVKSTVKLQDRFLPDSDAIQDYQWLESNIGPMVPLEVLVRFDKDDPRELSEQLNVVAKVQAEIQSSEEQVVTMSAVNLSSALPSGSSIRDILERKIINSPVTLKRLMEAHFFARTETEQLWRITVRAEAIGDLDYGRFAERLKNRIDPLLAKENARGMYTGVIPLIYKAQRQLLQDLFRSFLAAFAVIGVVLVFVLRSFTAAALAMIPNLFPAVVVFGGLEWINVPIQIGSVMTASAALGIAVDDTVHFLTWFRRGLHNGLPRSSALEDAFERCAGAMMHTTFICAGGLLVFTVSSFVPILHFSCLMVALLLSALVGDLVLLPSILAGPLGKPFEKSVAPASQP, encoded by the coding sequence TTGGCACTTGCATCGCCATTCATTGTTTTCGCTGCGGTGTCAGCATTGCGCAGCACCTCGAACGATCCGCGTCAATGGTTACCCAAGTCATTTGCGGAAACCGACGACTACGATTGGTTTGGCGAGCAATTTGGCAGCGATGAAATTGCAGTTGTTAGCTGGCCAGGCTGCACGATTGACGACTCGCGTGTCAGCGAGGTGTCTGCAAAGCTTGAAGCGTCTCCGTTATTCGATACGGTGCTAAGTGGGCCAAGTGTATTGGCGGAGATGACGGAATCCCCGAACGGCATGTCGCGGTCATCCGCACTTCGTCGACTGCGTGGTATCTTAGTCGGTCCCGACCTCGAAACGACTTGTCTGGTTCTGTCAACGTCTGCTGCCGGACAAGCGGACCGAGTCGCTGCCGTTGAGCAAATCGAACAGGTCACGGTATCGGAGACCGATTTAGACCGAAGCGAATTGCGGCTTGGTGGTCCGACGGTCGACGCAGCCGCGATCGATAGGGAAAGCCGGCGATTGCTCTTTCAACTCGCAGGTTTTTCCGCATTGATCTCGTTTGTCATTGCGAGTCTTCGCATGAAGAGTCTGCGCGTCGCCATGATCGTCTTGGTTGTCGCGGGCTACAGCACCGCCGTCGCACTTGCCATTTTGTATCTCAGCGGCAGCAAGATGAATTTGCTGATGACAATGCTACCGCCATTGATCTATGTCCTCAGTATTTCGTCGGCGGTTCACCTCGCGAACTATTACCGCGATTCCGTATTGGACTCGAAATGTAACGACCCCTTAAGAAAAGCGATTTCGCATGGCTTCATGCCTTGCGTTTTAGCGGCGACGACGACGGCAATTGGTTTGATCTCGTTGGTGATGAGCAAAATCGAACCGATCCAAGAGTTCGGGCTCTATGCCGCCGCCGGAGTGCTCAGCAGCTTGACGGTGTTGTTTACGATGCTTCCTGCAGCCCTTCATTTGTTTCCACCCAAGATCAACCCGGACGAAGCAACGAAAGCGAATCCCAAAACCACCGTTGCTCACTTGAATGCTTCTTCACGCTATATCGCTTTTGTCAATTCGCGACACCTGCCGATTTTAATCGTATGCTTAACCGCAATGGCGTTTTTCGGTTGGGGGCTACCGTACGTCAAATCGACGGTAAAACTACAAGATCGATTCCTACCCGATAGCGATGCCATTCAGGATTACCAGTGGCTTGAATCGAACATCGGCCCCATGGTTCCACTCGAAGTGCTTGTCCGTTTCGACAAGGATGATCCACGAGAATTGTCCGAACAGTTGAACGTTGTCGCCAAAGTACAAGCCGAGATCCAATCATCCGAAGAACAGGTTGTGACGATGTCAGCTGTGAATCTTTCATCTGCATTGCCAAGCGGAAGTAGCATTCGAGATATTTTGGAGCGAAAAATAATCAATAGCCCTGTAACGCTTAAGCGATTGATGGAGGCTCACTTTTTTGCACGGACTGAAACGGAGCAGCTTTGGCGGATCACAGTACGCGCCGAGGCGATTGGCGATTTGGATTATGGGCGTTTTGCCGAGCGGCTAAAAAATAGGATTGACCCCTTATTGGCAAAGGAAAATGCACGAGGAATGTATACAGGAGTGATCCCGCTGATCTACAAGGCTCAGCGTCAACTGTTGCAAGATTTGTTTCGAAGCTTCTTAGCCGCATTCGCTGTGATCGGGGTCGTCTTGGTATTTGTTCTGCGCAGTTTCACCGCAGCGGCTTTGGCGATGATCCCTAACCTTTTTCCTGCTGTCGTGGTCTTCGGCGGACTCGAGTGGATCAACGTACCGATTCAAATTGGATCTGTGATGACGGCCAGCGCCGCTTTGGGCATTGCGGTTGACGACACCGTTCACTTTCTCACATGGTTCCGTCGAGGGTTGCACAACGGTTTACCGAGATCCAGTGCCCTGGAGGATGCATTTGAACGTTGTGCCGGTGCCATGATGCACACGACGTTCATTTGTGCGGGCGGCTTGCTGGTGTTTACGGTCAGTTCGTTCGTGCCGATCTTGCACTTTTCATGCCTGATGGTGGCCTTGTTGCTTTCCGCGTTGGTGGGCGACTTGGTTCTATTACCCTCGATTTTGGCAGGACCGCTCGGAAAACCGTTTGAGAAATCAGTCGCCCCCGCTTCGCAACCTTAG
- a CDS encoding inositol monophosphatase family protein gives MDQQHLDVAIAAARAAAVELMARRDDRIVREKAPKDLVTDADLAAQQAIRSILFDRFPEYAFVGEEEGENEPPQAVRRGEVDAPPCWVVDPLDGTVNYVHRLQNFAVSIGLYVAGKMRLGVIFDPVYDELFTAIDGGGAMVNGRSMRPSGCRKIDESLYSCSFSAGVQGDAPEVQRFLRVLEHCRALRRLGSCALNMCYVADGRLDGYWATSVQPWDAAAGIVIAREAGAILSQYDGAPLDDWNPMFCLSASEELQHSMLELLK, from the coding sequence ATGGATCAACAACACTTGGATGTAGCGATTGCGGCTGCTCGAGCCGCCGCGGTTGAATTGATGGCCCGGCGAGATGACCGCATTGTCCGCGAAAAAGCCCCCAAAGATTTGGTGACCGACGCGGACTTGGCTGCTCAGCAGGCCATTCGCTCGATCCTCTTCGACCGTTTTCCCGAGTATGCTTTTGTTGGTGAAGAAGAAGGCGAGAACGAACCACCCCAAGCGGTTCGCCGCGGTGAAGTCGATGCGCCACCTTGCTGGGTCGTCGATCCGCTTGATGGAACGGTCAACTACGTTCATCGACTACAAAACTTTGCCGTGTCGATTGGTTTGTACGTCGCAGGCAAGATGCGGCTTGGCGTCATCTTTGATCCCGTCTACGACGAGTTGTTTACGGCAATTGATGGCGGCGGAGCGATGGTCAATGGACGCTCGATGAGACCTAGCGGCTGCCGGAAAATTGATGAATCCCTCTATTCCTGCAGTTTCTCCGCAGGCGTTCAGGGGGATGCACCCGAGGTGCAAAGGTTCTTGCGGGTGCTCGAACATTGCCGTGCGCTACGTCGACTTGGGTCCTGCGCGCTCAATATGTGCTACGTCGCCGATGGCCGACTCGATGGGTACTGGGCCACTAGTGTCCAGCCTTGGGACGCTGCGGCAGGAATCGTGATTGCTCGTGAAGCGGGTGCCATCTTGTCTCAGTACGATGGCGCACCGCTCGACGATTGGAACCCAATGTTCTGCCTGAGTGCCTCCGAGGAACTGCAACACTCGATGCTTGAGTTGTTGAAGTAG
- a CDS encoding serine/threonine-protein kinase, whose translation MHSTTRFEPNPTITLHGSPHGKTDTELVRRYDDLLQKRKISWTGHHHLLRLLGRGGQGEVYLTEYRGTDGFTVPVAMKVFSPERYPDSRSYDEAMARVASIAARVALIQHDNLLDVQNFFERHRIRIMMMEWVDGYDLRQLVSPQCLELLGHHVSQRRWSYINEVILTEGPVQSRFKAGVAVAIVRECLASLAALHRENIVHGDVKPSNIMLKRSGHTKLIDMGSAFDYTDPPRDCECTPIYAAPEVLENNQVTPRSDLASVGYVLIELLSGTSPFAGKESLRQLLQAKRELPSRLHTVLPEDVLRNELLMNFLLGLIAPDPNRRFPSAEAAEHVEQGAAAFHRQLIRSDMATEYDNDIRVWLEELRQLESFEA comes from the coding sequence ATGCACTCTACGACACGATTTGAACCGAATCCGACGATAACGCTACATGGTTCCCCGCATGGAAAAACCGATACGGAATTGGTGCGCCGATACGATGATTTGCTGCAAAAGCGCAAAATAAGCTGGACCGGTCACCACCATTTGCTGCGACTTCTTGGTCGTGGTGGACAGGGTGAAGTCTATTTGACCGAGTATCGCGGCACGGATGGATTTACGGTTCCCGTCGCCATGAAAGTATTTTCACCCGAGCGATATCCCGACAGCCGATCTTATGACGAAGCGATGGCCCGTGTCGCCTCCATCGCTGCTCGCGTGGCTCTGATCCAGCACGATAATTTGCTCGATGTCCAGAACTTTTTCGAGCGGCATCGAATTCGAATCATGATGATGGAATGGGTCGATGGCTACGATTTGCGGCAACTCGTCTCCCCACAATGCTTGGAGTTGCTTGGGCATCATGTTAGCCAACGACGTTGGTCTTATATCAACGAAGTGATTCTAACCGAGGGACCGGTGCAGTCGCGATTCAAAGCGGGGGTCGCGGTCGCGATCGTCCGCGAATGCTTGGCGTCGCTTGCGGCACTGCATCGCGAGAACATTGTTCACGGTGACGTAAAACCATCGAACATTATGCTTAAACGATCCGGCCATACCAAGTTGATCGACATGGGATCGGCATTCGACTACACCGATCCACCTCGCGACTGCGAATGCACACCGATTTACGCGGCTCCCGAAGTCCTCGAAAACAATCAAGTGACTCCCCGAAGTGACCTCGCCAGTGTTGGCTACGTGTTAATTGAACTGCTTAGTGGGACCAGCCCGTTTGCGGGCAAAGAGAGTTTGCGGCAACTTTTGCAAGCCAAACGCGAATTGCCTTCACGATTGCATACGGTCTTACCCGAAGATGTTCTGCGTAACGAATTGCTGATGAATTTTTTGCTTGGCTTGATTGCCCCCGACCCCAACCGTCGTTTCCCCAGCGCCGAAGCGGCAGAGCATGTCGAACAAGGTGCTGCAGCTTTTCATCGTCAATTGATTCGCAGCGACATGGCGACGGAGTACGATAACGATATTCGAGTTTGGCTCGAGGAATTACGACAGCTGGAAAGTTTCGAAGCTTAG